TATGGTTTTGTCAGCAAAAACTATTTCGTATACTGGTTGTGTTCTTCAAGTTTACTTCTATCTTTTTATGGGTGTGTCAGAGTGCACACTATTGGCTTTCATGGCCTATGACCGATATGTGGCTATCTGTAATCCCTTACGTTACAATGTTATTATGAATGCAGTCTCTTGTAATGGGATGATTGGCGTGTCTTGGATGACTGGTGGTAGCATAGCCGCCtttgatatatattttgtatgtcaTTTAAAGTTCTGTGGACATGTCACCATTAAccactttttttgtgaatctcCATCCTTACTTCAGCTAGCATGTGGGGATAAATTTGTGGACAACATCATAACTTTGGTCGGTGGGTCCATGTTGCTTTTAATTCCCTTGTGCCTCATCCTCTtttcatatataaacattttcttAGTCATTATAAAACTCCCTTCTGGAAGATACAAAGCCTTTTCAACATGCATATCCCACCTTATCGTGGTGATCATCTTCTATGGAACATCCATATTTATGTACATGAGACCAAGAAATTCAGACACTGGAGTGACAGACAAAATAGTGTCGGTGTTCTATACAAGTGTTACACCGATGTTAAACCCTTTAATCTACAGCCTAAGAAATAAAGATGTTCAAAAAGCTCTTGGCCAGTTGGCAAGGCGTACAATTGAGCAAAGGTGACAAACCATAtaaaaattttgacaactgttcATTCATCAGACCCAAAGTAAGAATTATCTGAGGACAAGATTATCTATATGtctatctctctgtctatctgtctatctgtctatctatctgtctgtatatctatctgtctatctatcgttCGTCTCTGAGAGCTACTGGTCTACACTAACCATCACAAACAAATATGTACCTTCAGACTATGTGATCTCCATAATAGCTAATCATGTAGATCTAATGAGGTTTCTTTACATACAAACCTCCTttgtataaaatgtattaattCATGTAAAAATTTAACGGCTATGTGCAAAATGATCAAACATGTTTTTATtccaaaatagttaaaaaaaatgtgtaaacatGTTTCTACTCAaaaagaattccagataaaaatgtgtttccttaaaaaaaattgtcatattaggtAAATATTGAAAAagtataataaaaagaaaaaggacaaatTGGGGGAGATAAATACTCTGCCAAAATACAGGATTTTAAAGTGAGAGGTGTCAAATGCTATTTAAAGGTAAGCACACCAAACAGAAATTGTTCAAAAAAGTATATCAAAATGTAATAGTTGTTAAAAACAAGTATTCAGAAATTAGTATGGACCACAGTAGTTACAAAAGCAGGATAAATTACAGTATGCAGGTATACAACAAGTTTCGCACagatgtgcttcgtcagggccttgcaactttTCTTTTGAATTGTGTGGTCTGTGTAGGACATAAAAATACGTCATTAATACACATTATATAATATGATACAGTAAGTTACATATTCATATCAATAAAGAAAAGAAATGCCGTGTGCTCACCAACTCTGCTAGTAACTGAATTTAATGTACCAAAACGCAGTTTTAAATATATGTAtgcacagccctcaaaatttgtgCTCGCCTCCTCGCATTTGACGAGGGAATTTATGTGCAGTGCGAGTATCCCTTGTACGCCGCTCAGACAcacacagccagtaaaatatttGTATTCTACTATACAGCTGCCGCGCCGTCCCGCACAGGCTAGCAGCAGAATGGACCGCCCCACTCCACCCCCCATAGGCCAGTAGGATTTCCCACAACTGTACCTGCCGCCCGGGACCACCCCTCTTCACCTCCCACAGTCCAGTAGAATTGCCTAGAACTGCCGCCCGGGACCGCCCCTCTCAGTCCATTAGAATTGCCCAGAACTGTATACCAGACAccgggaccgcccctctccaccttggcccgcccctctccacctctcAGTCCAGTAGAATTGCCCAGCACTGTATACCAGATGCCCGGGACCGACCCTCTCCGCCTtgaccgcccctctccacctcccacaCATCATAGGACTGCACCGTGGTCACAGTTAAATGGTATGTTATATTAAGACAGATGCAATGCAATGTGTGATGTTCTGGAGGTACTGGGAGtttgctgggagggggattgAAGGAACATAtgtgctggattggggggggggttaattgcagactTAGACACTAAATCATCTCCCCCAATCCATTATACCTATGCACCAAATTCTGCCCCATCCCCCCAATCTATCATgcttatgcctccaattccgtcccctcccccattctatcatacctatgcccccaattctgcccccttcccccaATCTATCATACCTAGGCCTCCAATTCTGCCTCCCCCATCTATCATACCATATAATAGATGGGGGGAtgaaattggaggcataggtatgatagaatgggggcagggggacgtaattggaggcataggtatgatagaatgggggaggCCGCCACGTCTGGTTGTTCAAaccgtggggaacattacagctttcaattcaatagctgtgttccccgccgcgcgtgtcatatacagcccctcccccttgtccgggcactttgatagacagatcacccatcccaagattggatgggtgatctgtctatcaaagtttactggataagggggaggggctgtatatgatgtgtgcggcagggaacacagctattgaattgaaagctgtaatgttccccgcggtttgaacaacGCGGCGGTggctccggctcctctcctacccagcacaggtaggctttAATGTGcaggggactcctggctgcaattgtgggggggactcctggctgcaattttgggggggactcctggctgcaatgggactcctggctgcaattgtggggggggactcctggctgcaatgggaCTCCTGactgcaattgtgggggggactcctggctacaatgggactcctggctgcaatgggactcctggctgcaattgtgggggggggactcctggctgcaatgggactcctggctgcaattgtggggacattttgctgcactggtagacgggcaggctgcatttttgggcacggataaagttgttgttaatatttatttttttaacttaattctgcataaaacatttaagtgtaatttcattaaATTTATGAGGGCATGTCTAGGGGCGGTATTAGGGGGCGGGACatagtaggggttgggcggggcaacggTAGTGAGTAcatagcctttgccatagaatggcacACAGGCGCGCATGCGTGCCAGAGCTCGCAATCACAGGTGCACATGCGCGCCAGAGCTCGAAATCGCGCGTGCGCATGCGAGCACACGTAGGAGCCTGATTTCCCTTGGTGctagacagcctatttaaaggaagtctgggctcttgtgctttgctgactgatcttcagctgtgttcctgaatcctgctctgatcctgtgtgtcctcccagtatttagacccgacttgctcttgaccttggctctgtgttctgttcctgtactgatgcccatctctgacccggccccgttcctgactctggctctgtctatgatttggtacctcactgcccgcctgctgacaaacctggctatccctgagaccttgtCCTGTCaatgttcctggttgctgttaactcTTGGTTATctgcctggctgttacctgttCCTGCTCAACTCATCACAGTCTACTCCAGGctgctgaaccctgccaagctgttctcccaggacctcctgctccaggcactcgtgtccctcttaTCCTTCAGTTTCCTCTGTTTCACCTGCAGCGGAGCCAgaacaggagatataagagaggccgacctcatcaaatcagtctcccatccgatccctgacaccatccatcttcccatcaactctgaccagcttccttgtccctgctgaagaaaattttcagagggtgaccccgccccctctgatgcaacgggggTTTCCCATGACGCGTCAGAGGGGTCGGGGTCACACGTCACGTgtggccccgccctcggttataaaagagctgtcagacagCTTGCGCGTCATTCGGTCATCCATTCGAGCCTCTGGTGGAGGTGGTATCGTTCATAGCGGCGGGTCCGGGACTGGGATCGTAGAAGGATTACGGccctaaagttatttttttctttattaaaggacttgtcccaacttggtgtatgtgatttttttgcatttttctcacttttttgggtgaaatggtaggggtacaatgtacccattaccaattcacataggggagccAGGATCTAGGGGtcacctttgttaaagggggcttccagattccgataagccccccacacgcagacccccacaaccaccgggcaagggttgtggggatgaggcgctctcttatcccccctctttttctgcggcctgcctGGTCGTGtgcttagataagggtctggtatggatttttggggggaaccccacgctatttttttttatttggcacatataccagacctaaagggcctggtaatagaattCGGGGGGAccccaacacattttttttatttatttatcaatgactttcaatgacttgtatctgtattgtcgggacccgacaattcattatagccgcgagtagttttaaattactttttttccttaagaaatgtaattttgtgcagagactgtttcaAACACGGGAAACgtttgctactttacaggcatactatagacaccacccaggtatgaaatttaaaggaatatttcagttatattgtttcactttaagcattattaaaatcgttgctcccgaaaaaacggcagtttttaaaacatatttttgcattgatacatgtcccctgggacaggacccgggtccccaaacactttttatgactatAACTTtagtattaacctttaaaattagcacttttttcaTGTATGTGTCAcacagactttaacggtgtttgcgtgttcgaacaaattttttgcctgttcacatgttctgcttcaaaccaaaccaggggggggggcatatccCTACTGACTATTTTCCATGCTTCCTCAAATAACCATGCCACTGCcttccacgtgaactgaccctggcctgttatttgactatgcctctgcctaccatTTGGACTTCTTGCACGTGAACTGGTTTCCTCAATAGAATTTATTTTggagtgtaattcttggtatgtacatgatatgtgttagaaatatgacgTGCCTTCAAAAAGGATAGATTGTCAGGAATTTAGATGTGTAATttgaatgttgggcctctgtatgtgaccaggctgtgtaaaagtatcacacatgtggtatcgccatactcaggaggaataggagAATTTATTTTTGGGTACAACTTTTGCTATGTTCATGCTATgcgttagaaatattgtataaacaaacaactttgttttcattttctttccacattttccaaaaacttgtggaaaacaAAAattgacatgttcaaaagactcataatgcctcatagattatacattggggtgtttacTTTCCTAAATGGGGTCagtttgtgggcatttccattgtcctggtgctccagggccttcaaaattgtaataggtggttgagaaatgagatgtgtgcTTGTAGAACGCCTCAAGGTGCAACTTCAATTTGGGGCCTctatatgtggccaggctgtgtaaaagactgacgcatgtggtatccccatactcaggaggagtagcagaatgtatttttgagtgtaattttttctttgtgcatgctatgtgttggaaaaatcttataaatggacaactttgtgtaaaaaaatatgcaatttcatttgtttttatattttccaaaaacttcagtAAAACaattacatgttcaaaagactcattatgcctcatagattatacgttggggtgtttgctttccaaaatggggtactTTGGTGGAcagttccattgtcctggtgctccagggccttcaaaaatgtaacaGGTGGTGGAGAAATGAAATGTGTAATTTATACTTGaaaaacgcctgaaggtgctacttcaatgttgggcctctgtatgtggccaggctgtgtaaacgtctcacacatgtggtattgccatactcaggaagagtagtagaatgtattttggggtgtaatttttgctatgtacatgctatgtgttggaaatatcttataaacggacaactttgtgtagaaaaaaatatgttttaatttttttcccacatattccaaaaacttttgaaaaaaaaaacatgttcaaagggctcattatgcctcatagattatacattggggtgtttgctttccaaaatggggtcattttgtgggcatttccattgtcctggtgctccagggccttcaaaactgtgataggtcgtcatgaaattatatgtgtaatttatatCCCTAAAAACACCtgacggtgctccctgcatgttgggcttcTGTATTTtgccaagaattgtgggaaaaacatTACAACTTTAAAAACTCACTATGtgacttactaaataccttgggatgtctgctttccaaaaaggtgtcatttgggggtatttggactttcctggcttgttagtgtctcaagaaatgagataggcctgcagtacatcaggtgtgatcaattttcaatgattgacaccatagcttgtagactctatagcttttacaaagaccaaataatatacacaaattAGGGTTCTTTTTAACCCTATTAATATTATTAACCTTATTTTTAAGATATGTAGtcgtataaattttggccaaaatgtatgaagaaaaaattactaatttgcaaaattttatgacagaaacaaagaaaaaggtatatatatatatatatatatatatatatatatatatatatatatatatcacaaaaaaaaaaaaaacagtgattaaataccaccaaacgaaggctctatttgtgtaaaaaaaaaaagatgcaaatttcatttgggtacagtgttatatgACTGAGTaatcgtcattcaaagtgtgagagcactgaatgctgaaaagtggcctgggcaggaagggggtgaaagttccctgtagacaagtggttaaagggaaatgGTTTGATTGACCACCAGTAGAATAAAGTCTGAAAGTTTTAATTGGAATTTATTTAGTTGGTTAGTTAGTATGGAATAGCattgaaggtttttattttttatttttatctaggTGATACAATTTGTTGTCAACTCTGTAGGGATGTTTTTCATTAAACGTCCTTAGAGAAGAAACCCAGTCATTTGCAACATCTTGggtattatattaaaaaaaacattgtatataataaaacatataaaagagGATCTACAGACAGATATAACTATCTGTCTAACTGAACCTTCTGTATCAATATTTTTTGGATGTACATATATGTTAGGAGTCAGGGAAGATTCTTTAGTCTAGTAAAAGGTTGGAACAAGTTGCTTTGGAAAATTTGTGGCAGCCTCTTATTATTCAGGTACACAGTTTTTATGTATCTATTCGGAAAAACTTCAAATTTGCACTTGAATTTCACCAgaaaatgcacaggacccttcttCAATGCGGACCGCGGCTGCCCCGgagctgtgtgaactggctccaattTGAATATATGTGAACTCAGCCCTACAAAGCAAATGGAAAGTTGATGTGTACAGTATATGGTAAATTGTTATAtccaatatattgttttttttctaaattgtttatCTCATGTTTTGTGTAATGaataataaaggaaaataaaaattataagatAAGTAACATCTCATCCCTTTTTATATCTTCCTATTGGTTTGATTGCAGGCAAGACAAGTATTGATATAAAAGTTATTTACAATTCTTGCATTAGtctttgctttattttttatagattttgtatttaaaagttttatttagagTCGTGTTATATTCttctacaaaattttttttttttaagttttaaatgGTATTACTTAATTTTTGCAACTTTTATTACCTGCTATCTTACTAAAACATTTCAGTATTAAAGTTCTGCGCAGTAAATCACTTTAAGGCATCTTCTAAATTGTATCCATAAACCAAGAATACAACATCCACCCATGACATCACAGCCATCAACGGTGAATAGCTAAAAAATTCTCAATCTGCTGCAAAAGTCAGTAACAAATACACCATAAGAATAATTGCTTAAATGTTTGTATTTTGTGTCCACATATTTAAGTTTTCCCTCATATAGATCATTCTTATTGGGTCTCTAAATCTACAATATGGTCAGGCCAAGGAAATATTATTAGAAGAGTGTGACAATGACAGCTAAGAACCTCAGTACAATAATAGAATTTATTCTACTCGGATTTTCAGACCATCCCAACATACAACCATGGCTGTGCCAATTATTCTCATTTGTCTACGTGACCACACTGGCCATTAACATTCTCCTTATAGTGGCCGTCAGAACAGACAACCGTTTACACAACCCTATGTATTTATTTCTTACTAATTTGTCCTTTTTGGACATCTGTTATACATCAATCATTGTGCCCAAGATGCTACTAAATATGGTTTTGTCAGCAAAAACGATTTCATATGCTGGTTGTATTCTTCAAGTTTACCTGTATCTTTTTATGGGTGAGACAGAATGCATACTATTGGCTTTCATGGCCTATGACCGATATGTAGCTATCTGTAATCCCTTACGTTACAATGTTATTATGAATATAGTCTTTTGTACTAGGTTGATTTGTTTTTCTTGGGTGGCTGGGTGCAGTATAGCCTCCTTTGATATATATTTCATATGTCATTTAAAGTTCTGTGGACATGTCACCATTAACCACTTCTTTTGTGAAGCTCCATCCTTACTTCAGCTAGCATGTGGGGATATCTCAGTGGACAACATCATAAGTTTAGTTGGTGGGTCCATATTACTTCTAATGCCCTTGTGCCTCATCCTCTTTTCATATATACAAATTTCCTCAGTTATTGTGAAACTCCCTTCTGGACGATACAAAGCCTTCTCAACATGCATTTCCCATGTTATCGTGGTGACCATCTTCTATGGAACATCCATATTCATGTACATGAGACCAAGGAATTCAGACACTGGAATGACGGACAAGATAGTGGCGGTGTTCTATACAAGTGTTACACCGATGTTAAACCCTTTAATCTACAGCCTAAGAAATAAAGATGTTCAAAAGGCTCTTGGGCAGTTGACAAGGCGTACAATTGTGCTAAGGTGGCAAACCAAATAAACCATTTGACAACTGTTCATTCATCAGACAAAAAACAGGAATTATCTGAGGCCAAgattatctatctctctatctatttatTGAGCGTTGTCACTCACAGCCACTCATCTACAAGGCAGACCCTCAATTTCTTAACTATTCTATAATTGTTATTGATTGCTATTTTGTTTCCAGATGAAATATTGTTTCTTCTTATCCTGTTGACACAAAACAGCTCTTTTTATATGTCCTGCAGAAAAATAATATTTGCGAAATGCGTAGACATTTACTGAAGTGTCCAAACTGtgatttgaatatttatttaagCATTTATGTTCTGTGGTTGCATTTATATCTTGTacaaaatataacatgtttttatGACAACTGGTACATTGAGAGAACTCCTATAAACTGTATAATGCTAGTGAGgtacatttaaagtcccacttacccctaaggccccgtacagacgagcggacagtccgatgaaaacggtccgacggaccgttttcatcggacatgtccgctgggagatttctgtctgatggttgtacacaccatcaaacagaaatccgcgtggacaggatacgcggtgacgtggccacgccgtcgccgcgacgatgacgcggtgacgtgcgccaccctggaaggtcaatgcttccacgcatacgtcgaatcacttcgatgcatgcgagggctttcggccgagcggacatgtccggtaagtcgtacagacgaccgaaaatgtccgacggacaggcttccagcggacatgtttcttagcatgctaagaaacatttgtccgctggaaacctgtccgatccgctggaaaattgtccggtcggccgtacacacgaccgaacatgtctgctgaaactggtccgcggaccagtttcagcagacatgttcggtcgtgtgtacgaggccttagaggggtTTTTGTTGTGTCTTTGATTAGTGCAAGGGCTGGTACCTACCAGTGTTACTGTGTAGGAACCAATATTGGGTCCTAACCAAGTTTTtacacataaataaatattcacACTGTAACAGTATATTGACATCAAAGACATATCATAATGCATCCCTTAAccataaaaatatttataaaacattttttgtgtgAATATTTATTCATTTGgggtggcacagtggtgtagcCTAGCGGCAAAAAGGTCGCTGGTTTGAGTGCCAACCATGACACTACatggagtttgcatattctccctgtgcctgcgtgattTTCATCacacacttcaaagacatgctggtaggttaattggattctTTCTAAAATGGCCATAGTATGAATGtgaattagggaccttagattgtaagctccttgaaggcagGAAAGTAATGTgattatatatgtaaagcgctgcgtaaagtGGCGGCATTATATAAGTAcctataataataatttgtgcaAAAATAATACCCATAATGTTTgaaatgtcagtttttatttgttgcctTTTTTTTCAGGTGACATGTACAGTAATCGCTTCCTGCTCATGGCCACACCCGATAGTCCTGTCTGGCACATTGAGTCAGGGATTCTTGGCTGACAGATGAATGTAAACTATTAGCAGCGATAGTGTGAACCAAATGGCATGGGATcccccacaaaatccataccagacccttacctggGCATGCAGCCTAACTGACCAGGCAAGGGCATGtaccccccttctgaaccatactaggccacaagCCCTCAAAAATTGGTTGGTACCTTGTCAAGAAGGACCCCTGGCAAACCACCAACCACCATGTTTAACCTCCTTTATGACCAGGAAATTTTTTGTTATCCAGCACtgagctactttaactggcaattgtgttGTTGTGTAACACTGTCACTGTCAATATagttttcttttagtggtatttaatcaacaattagctatttattttttgtgctataaatgaaaaaagactgaaagttTTGAAACAATATTTTctgctttctgttataaaacttatcaaataaaaatcgaatttcttaaaaatttaggccaacatgtattttgctacatatctttggtaaaaaaataaaaacaataagggccagattctcaaaaacgcgcctatctataggcgggcgtagcgtatctcagatacactacgccgctgtaacttagtgaggcaggtcccgtattctcaaagaacttgcggccaaagttacggcggcatagtgtaactgtgccggcgtaagcccgcgtaattcaaagtaggctagtgtgggcgtgttttatgttaatgtatcgtgacccgacgtgattgacgtttttaacgaacggcgcatgaacgtatcccagtgcgcatgctcaaaattacgccgcaaatacagtagtcaatgctttcgacatgaacgtaaattacgtccagccccattcacggacgacttacgcaaacgacgtaaaacacaacgctgttcgtacgtttccgacgtccatacctaacatgacttacccctgctttatgaggggtaactttacgccggcgtatgtcttacgtaaatgacATATCTTGctacgccaggcgcacgtacgttc
The sequence above is drawn from the Rana temporaria chromosome 4, aRanTem1.1, whole genome shotgun sequence genome and encodes:
- the LOC120935278 gene encoding olfactory receptor 10A4-like, which codes for MAAENQTTVIEFILLGFSDNPNIIPWLFQLFSLVYVATLAINILLILAVITDKHLHNPMYLFLANLSILDIGYTSIIVPKMLLNMVLSAKTISYTGCVLQVYFYLFMGVSECTLLAFMAYDRYVAICNPLRYNVIMNAVSCNGMIGVSWMTGGSIAAFDIYFVCHLKFCGHVTINHFFCESPSLLQLACGDKFVDNIITLVGGSMLLLIPLCLILFSYINIFLVIIKLPSGRYKAFSTCISHLIVVIIFYGTSIFMYMRPRNSDTGVTDKIVSVFYTSVTPMLNPLIYSLRNKDVQKALGQLARRTIEQR
- the LOC120935587 gene encoding olfactory receptor 2G3-like, producing the protein MTAKNLSTIIEFILLGFSDHPNIQPWLCQLFSFVYVTTLAINILLIVAVRTDNRLHNPMYLFLTNLSFLDICYTSIIVPKMLLNMVLSAKTISYAGCILQVYLYLFMGETECILLAFMAYDRYVAICNPLRYNVIMNIVFCTRLICFSWVAGCSIASFDIYFICHLKFCGHVTINHFFCEAPSLLQLACGDISVDNIISLVGGSILLLMPLCLILFSYIQISSVIVKLPSGRYKAFSTCISHVIVVTIFYGTSIFMYMRPRNSDTGMTDKIVAVFYTSVTPMLNPLIYSLRNKDVQKALGQLTRRTIVLRWQTK